AGGCCCCGTCCGCCCACGTCTTCTGGAGCGTGGGGTAGTCGTGTGCCGCAAGGGGCAACACTGCCTGTGGGGCAGCAAGGCGCGGCCCCGTTTGCTGCATCCTTGCTGCAAGCCCCCAACGAGGCCAGCGGCATGCCCGTAGCTGGGGGCTCCAATCCCCAAGACTTACAGGCAGTTACGCTGGTGTGGGACTTGGATTCAGCATCTACCCCGTCCCTCTCCCGAGGGGAGCGGGAGTAGCGGTCCTCAGGGTGCAACGGCTTCGGGGCTCCGGGGCGTCTCGAGCACGGCCCGGGCCGCGTCGATGGCCTCGTGCGTGCCGGCCAGCGCGAGCACATCCCCCTCGCGCAGCACCTCCTGCGCGGTGGGGACGACCGCTCCCTCCTCGCCCCGCTGGATGGCGAGCACCGTGGCGCCCGTCATCCCGCGCAGGTTGAGCTGCGCGAGGCTCCGCCCCACCGCGGGACTGGAGGCCTCGAGCCGCACGGGCGTCGGCTCGCCGAGCCCGGGGAGGATGGCATGGAGCGTCTTCAACTGCTCCCCATGCTTCTTCTCGTTCCCGACATGCGTCTGGGCCGCGAGCGCCGAGACGATGACCTGGGAGCCCGCGCGCACGTGCCCCTGGAGGTTGGTGGCGCTGCGCCAGAAACCCACCGCCAGCACCACGAGCTGGACGAGCAGCACGGCCGCGCCCTGGAAGCCGGGGATGAAGGGCTGGGTGAGGGCGACGAGTGGTATCCCCACGCTGAGCAGGCTCCCCAGCTGGAGCGTCACCACGAGCGCGCGCCGGGGCGCGGCGGCCCGGTCCAGCTTGCCCTCGGCGACAGGGGGCAGCGCCAGGTCCGCGAGCAGCACGCCCATTCCCCGCGCCACCCGGACGATTCCCACCAGGAACGGCACCGCGAGGGCGGACGCCAGGCCGATGACGAGCAGGCGCGCCACCGACGCTCCCAGGCCGCCCCGGCTCTCCACGGTGGTGGTGAGCCGCTCGAGGAACACGGACGTCCCGATGACGAGGGCGGCGAGGAGGGCCGCGTCGAGCACCAGCAGGCGCACCATGCGGCGGATCCTCGCGCCGGTGGTCTTCTGCTGCGGCGCGGCGCGCAGGCCCTCCACCCAACTGCCATACAGGGCCGCGAACGTCTGGAGCGGCTTGGGCAGCTTGCGGTCCACGAAGTTGGCGACCGGACCCGAGGCCCGGATGAGGAAGGGCGTGGTGAGGGTGGTGATCGCCGAGACGGCCACCGCCACCGGGTAGAGGAACGGGCCCGTGGCGTTCAGCGACAGGCCCAGGCCGGCGATGATGAAGGAGAACTCGCCAATCTGCGCCAGGCTCAGGCCCGACTGCACCGCGGTGCGCGTGCCGTTGCCCGTGAGGAACACGCCCAGCGACACGCCCACCAGCTTGCCGAGGATGACCACCCCCGTCAGCACGGCCACGGCCACCCAGTGCTCGGCGACGAGCGCGGGATCGATGAGCATGCCCACCGAGACGAAGAAGATGGCGGCGAACACGTCACGCACCGGCTGCACCAGGTGCTCGACGTCCTTCTCCTTGCCGGACTCCGCCACCAGCGAGCCCGCGAGGAACGCGCCGAGCGCCACCGAATAGCCGAACTCCTGCGCCAGCAGCGCCACGGCGAAGCAGATGCCCACGCTCGTCACCAGCAGCGTCTCCGGCCGCTCCAGCCGGTGGACGGCCCGCACGACACGCGGGATGACCAGCAGCCCCACCACCACCAGCCCCACCAGGAACAGCCCCAGCCGGCCAATGGTCAGGGCGAGCTGCCCCGCCGACAGGCCCGCGCCGCTGGACACCGCCGTGAGGGTCGCCATCAGGAGGATGGCGATGAGATCCTCCACGATGAGCACCCCGACGACGATCTCCCGCAGCTTGCCCTTGATGCCCTGCTCGTCGAAGGCCTTGGCGATGATGGTCGTGCTGGAGATGGCGATGATGGCGCCGACGAAGATGCTCTCGAGCGTCGTCCAGCCGAAGGCCCGGCCCACGACGAAGCCGAGCCAGATCATCAGGCTGCACTGGATGACGGCGGTGATGCCCGCGGTGGGGCCCACCTGGAAGAGCTTGCGCAGGCTGAACTCCAGCCCGAGCGAGAACATGAGGAGGATGACGCCCAGCTCCGACAGCGTCTGGACGATGGAGGGGTCCGCGACGAGGGGAATGGGGACGTGGGGGCCGATGATGAGCCCCGCGATGATGTACCCGAGCACGACGGGTTGGCGCAGCCGCTGGAAGATGACGGACGTCACCGCGGCGACGCAGAGGACCATCGCCAGGGCCTTGAGGAAATCGTGAGCACCGTGCATCGCTGAATCACCTGCTGGGAATCTAGGGAGGGGAGGGACGGGAAGGGCCTCGGAGGAGCGCACCGGCCCCGGAACGGCCGAGGGCCGGTGTGCTCGCCCTTCCATCAGCCGAACCGCTCGACGGCGATGGCGGCGCCGATGAGGAGCAGGCAGACGGCCACCGCGAGGAGGAGCCGTCCCCTCCGCCACCGGGCGTAGCCCTCATTGGGGGCGAGCTCACGCGCACCAGGGCCGCTGGCACGCGGGTGAAGGAAGGGAGCTCTGGGACCGGAACGTCAGGCGGTCCGCGGAGGTCCTTGCGCGGGACAGTTGGCGAGGATGGGGCGATCCGCGACACGGCCGTGGCTCGTGGGCAGGACGCACGACAGCTGCCGCCTCGTGCGTTCCGCGAGCAGGGCTTCCGGCTGGAGCGCGGGGCCGGGGCGCGTCTCCGAGCGCTGGTGGTGCGGAGGCGGCTTGCGGGTGGGGCGCGGCAGCTCCAGCTGGCCCTGCGCCGGCGACACATGGACGCCCATCAGGCTCTGCTTCGGCCCGGGCTGCGGGGCCGAGAGCGAGCGCTGGGGTCGCGGCTGGCGCTCGCTGGAGACCCAACGGGCCTCGGTGCCCTCGGAGGTCCCAGCACCCAGGGCGCACACCCCGGCCCCGAGGGCCAGCAGGAGGGCGCAGGCAGCGCCTACCAGGGCCATCCAGCGGGCGCTCGCGTGCTCGCGCCAGGATGCGGGGCCAACGGTTCTCATGGAGATTGGTGCTCAAACACTCCTAACATCCAGAGTGCTTCCAGGGAAAGGCACTCTTCAGGAGGCGCCCTGCATGCCCGCCGCTCCCGCCCGGGCGAGAGGAAGTACACACTCGTGTGAATAATCCGTAAGAATCGACAGTCCAGGGGCCGCTCCAACCACATCCCCCGAGGACCTTCGATGAGCCGTGCATTCCCCCAGCTGCGTGCCAGTGCCGTGCTGGTCGCCACCCTTCTGCCCCTCTGTGTCTTCGCGTCTCCGCCGCGCCTGCAGTTCCTTCGGGCCGAGAGCTCCATCACCGACATCCCGGAGCTGAGCACGCAGACGCTGAAGGAGCGCACCCTCTACGGGCTCACGCAGGCCCTCAAGGCGGAGCAGGGCAAGGCCTCGCTGGTGTCCGCCGGAGCGCCCGAGGGGGCGGATGTGTTGGTGGGGGCGATGCTGGCGCGCAGCGGCGCGAAGTTCCGTCTGGTCTACATCGTCCAGCTGAAGCAGGACCCCAAGCTCCGCAACCAGCTGGTCTATGAGTTCGCCACCCCGCGGCTGAGCGACAAGGGCGTGACGGTGATGGCCGGAGACATCATCGCCGAGGCCGTGAAGCTGAATCACTCGCTGCCCGTGTCGCCCTCCGCCACCGCGCCTGGCACCGCCTCCGTCGCCGCTCCCGTGGCCGCTTCCGCCCCCGTGGCCGCTTCCGCCCAGGCCCCGGCGCCAGCCCCCGCGGTGGCCAGCGCGCCGGCCTCCAGGCCCACGGGCTTCGGCGCCACGATCAATGCCTCCCGGACCGAGGTGGCTCCGGCGGACGCCCCCTCGGGCTTGGCCGCCACGAGCAGTGCCTCCCAGGCCGAGGCGGCTCCGGTGGCCGATGAGCCCGTGGCGTCCTCGGCGCCGGTCGACCTGCCCCGGGAGCGCAAGCAGCCGCTCCTCGTCGTCCACTCGGGCATCGCCGGCCTCTGGGGCCATGGCACGCAGAGCTACGGAATCGGCGCGGTGGTCGAGCCCAAGTGGAACATCACCGACTCGATCGCGGTGGGTCTCCGCTTCGACGGTGGCGTCCTGTTGGGCGGCCGCATCGTTCCGGATGGGACCTCGGCGTTCGCCTTCTCCGCTTCGTCGGCCTCGCTCCTCAAGGGCGAATACCTGCTCGGCGATTCCGGCGTGCGTCCGTTCGCGGGCCTGGGCGTGGGCCTGTACGCCCTCGCCGGCCAGAGCGTGAGCGCGGGGAGCGATGGCGCGGGGGTCTCGCAGGTGGCCGGCCAGTTCTACGGAATCGCCCCGCAGCTCGGCCTCGACTTCGGCGGACTGCGCCTGGGGGTGACCTACAACGTCATCCTCGGCGCGGACATCGTCATCGAGCAGAACGTCTCCGTGGGCGTCCAGGCCGAGCGCCTCCCGCGCAACTACGTCCAGCTGGAGCTCTCGGGCCCGATCTTCAAGTTCGCCGGGTTCCCGCGCTTCTAAGCCAGGAGGAGTCACTCCTGTCAGGGGGGAGGTTCCGGCGGCGATGAGGCGCAACTGGTCCGACTGTCGGACCAGTCGGCACGCCGCGCGCCCGGAAGGCGCCCCCCTGCGCTGCTGCAAGAGCACCCCTGAAAGAACTTACTTCCGCTGGCTTGGGGCGCGCGCACCTCCGCCTCCCAGGCAGGCAGGGGAAGTGGCCGGCATCGCCCGCGGCCCCCCGCGGACCTCCCCGTCCTTGAGCTGACGGGGAGGCGCGGGACGAAGGCGGAAGCCTTCGTTACTTCTTGGGCTGCATGCCGGTGCCGGACTGGCCGGTCCCCGTGGTGCCGCTGGTGCCCGTACCCATGTGGCCGCCGGTGCCGCTGCCCGTCGTGCCGCTGCCGGTGCCCGTGCCCATGTGGCCGCCGGTGCCGCTGCCCGTGCCCGTGCCCATGTGGCCGCCGTGGCCGCCCGTGCCGGACTCGGTGCCCTTCTGCATGCCGGTGCCCGCGCCGCCCACGCCCATGGTCTGGCCCAGCTTGCCGAGCACCGAGTAGGCCTGCTGGCGGTGCTGGGACACGTGCTGGGTCATCTCGTCCATCAGCGAGGTCAGCTGGGCGTTGCCGGTGAGGGCCTGCCGGCCCGCCATCAGCTTGCCGAGCGTGGCGTCATGATCGCCCACCTGGCCGGAGATGTAGCAGGAGTCGAACGGCTCGCCCTTGAGCGCCTGGAGCTCCTCCATGATGGCCTTGTCCGCGGCCATCACCTTCTTCTCCACGTCGTTCATCGGCTTGGGCATGTCCGACAGCTTCAGGCCCAGGCCCTGCGCCATCGTCATCAGCTTCCCGTCCGCGGCGGTGTGCTCGTCCACCATCTGCTTGCCAAAGGCCTTCACGTCCGGGTTGTTGGAGTTCTGCTGGGCCAACTGGCCGAGCTTGATCTCCAGCTGGTTGGTGTAGTGCAGCCGCTCGAGCAGGGCCTTCTCGTCGGTGGGCACCACGAAGCCCCTCAGCTCGGCCGTGCCCTTCTTGTTCTCCTTGCCCGCCTGCTGCGCGAGCGCGGAGCCACCGAGGACGAGCGTACCGGCCAGCATGAGTCCCTGAATCGTCTGCTTCATGTGCGGACTTCCTTTCGTGGGAAACGCGGGCGCGCACACTGGCGAAGGTCCAGACGGACTTCATGGATCCACGGTCCAGAGCGTGTGGAAGCGTACGGTGGCAGCCCCCTGCTGATGGCTGGCGGACGCTCCATCTGTATGGCGGACGGACGCTCCACCCCTCCCGGGTCGCAGACACCGTGAAGTCCTTGAATCGTGTGACTCCCACCCACAGATTCAATGGGCATTGGATTTGAAAGGACAGCGACGCGTATGAGCAGGGAAGTCTGGCCGGGCAAGCCGTACCCACGGGGCGCGACGTTCGACGGCACGGGGGTGAACTTCGCGGTCTTCTCGCAAGTGGCCACCCGCGTCGAGGTCTGCCTCTTCGATCCGCAGAACCCCTCGAAGGAAGTGGAGCGGTTCGAGCTGCAGGCGATGACCGATGACGTCTGGCATGGCTACGTGCCGGGGCTGGAGCCGGGCACGCTCTACGGCCTGCGTGTCCACGGACCGTACGAGCCGCAGAAGGGCCACCGCTGCAACCCGTACAAGCTGCTGGTGGACCCGTACGCCAAGGCGCTCCATGGCGAGGTGGACTGGTCCCAGCCCGTCTTCGGCTACACGCTCGGCAACGACAAGCAGGACCTGATGCGCGACGAGCGCGACAGCGCCGCGGGCGTGCCCAAGAGCGTGGTGGTGGGCGACTACTTCGACTGGGGCAACGAGCGCCGCCCGGACGTGCCCTGGCGCAAGACGGTCATCTACGAGGCCCACGTGAAGGGCCTCACCATGCGCCACCCCAAGGTGCCCGAGAACCAGCGCGGCACCTACGCCGCCCTCGGCCACCCGGCCGTCATCGAGCACCTGCTCAAGCTGGGCGTCACCTCGGTGGAGCTGCTGCCGGTGCATGCCTTCGCGGACGACTCCTTCCTCGGCGAGAAGGGCCTGTCCAACTTCTGGGGCTACAACACCCTGTGTTACTTCGCCCCCGAGGCCTCCTACGCCAGCCGCCGCACGCCGGGCGGCGCCGTCAACGAGTTCAAGGGCATGGTGAAGGCCCTGCACGCCGCCGGCATCGAGGTGCTGCTCGACGTCGTCTACAACCACTCGTGCGAGGGCAACCACCTGGGGCCCACGCTCTCGCTCAAGGGCCTCGACAACGCCAGCTACTACTGGCTCATGCCCGAGGCGCGCTACTACCTGGACTTCACCGGCTGCGGCAACAGCCTCAACGCCTCCAACCCCCAGACGGCGCGCCTCATCGTGGACTCCCTGCGCTACTGGGTGGAGGAGATGCACGTGGACGGGTTCCGCTTCGACCTGGCCACCGTGCTCGGCCGCATGGGCAAGGGGGAGTTCTCCCCCAGCGCCCCCATCTTCCAGATCATCAACCAGGATCCCGTGCTCGGCCGGGTGAAGCTCATCTCCGAGCCGTGGGACGTGGGGCTCGGCGGCTACCAGGTGGGCGGCTTCCCCGCGCCCTGGCGCGAGTGGAATGGCAAGTACCGCGACGCCCTGCGCCGCTATTGGAAGGGAGACGAGAACCTCGCGGGCGAGGTGGGCCACCGGCTCACCGGCTCCTCGGACCTCTACCAGGGGGCGCGCCGCCGGCCCCAGGCCAGCATCAACTTCGTCACCGCCCACGACGGCTTCACCCTGCACGATCTCGTCACCTACAGCCACAAGCACAACGAGGCCAACGGCGAGCACAACCGCGACGGCGCCGATGACAACCAGGCGTGGAACTGCGGCGTGGAGGGCGAGACGCAGGACTCCGGCGTCACCACCCTGCGCGAGCGCCAGAAGCGCAACCTGCTCGCCTCGCTCTTCCTCTCGCAGGGCGTGCCCATGCTCGTCGCCGGTGACGAGATGGGCCGCACCCAGGGCGGCAACAACAACGCCTACTGCCAGGACAACGAGCTGTCCTGGGTGGACTGGAACCTCGACGAGCGCCGGCTGGCGCTGCTCGAGTTCACCTCGCGCCTCATCCAGTTCCGCCACCGCCAGCCGGTGCTCCAGCGCCGCCGCTTCTTCCAGGGCAAGCACATCTGGGACTCGGAGTACAAGGATCTCGCGTGGTTCCGCCCGGATGGCACGGAGATGAACCAGGAGGACTGGAACAAGCCCTTCACCCGCTCGCTCGCGTTTCTCCTGGGGGGCGACGCCATCCCCTCGCCCGACGAGCGCGGCCAGCGCATCATCGGCGACGCCCTGCTGGTGCTGCTCAACGCCCACCACGAGCCGGTGCGCTTCACCGTGCCACCTCCCACCCAGGGCTCCCGGTGGGTCATCGAGTTCTACACCGCGGATGACCAACGGGGCCCCGAGGAGCCCGTGTCCTCCGGCCACTTCGAGCTGACGGGCCGCTCGCTCGCCGTCTTCCGGGAAGTGCCGGCCACCTAGGCCTGGTGCTCGGGCGGGCGGGTACCCTCCCGCCCCTCGTGGAATAGGGCTCTGGCTCCGGCCCCGCGCTTGTCTCCCGCCCCCGCCGTGCGGACTGTGTGTCGCGGGGACGACACGCCCGTGGAGGGGCGGGAGCAAGGAGCCATACCGTGAGCGCGATCGAATTACTCAAGCAGCAGCACCGGGAAGTCGACGGCCTCTTCCAGCGCATCAAGTCCACCACCGGCGACGAGCGCATCTCCCTGCTGGGCCAGGTGGCCGAGGCCCTCACCATCCACGCGGCCCTGGAGGAGCAGTACTTCTACCCCTTCGCCCGGCAGCAGGGCGTGGACGGCCTCATCGACGAGTCCTTCCAGGATCACGCCGAGGTGAAGCAGCTCCTCTCGGAGATCCTCCAGGTGAAGCAGACCGACCCGCGGCTGGACGAGC
The sequence above is drawn from the Archangium gephyra genome and encodes:
- a CDS encoding hemerythrin domain-containing protein; the encoded protein is MSAIELLKQQHREVDGLFQRIKSTTGDERISLLGQVAEALTIHAALEEQYFYPFARQQGVDGLIDESFQDHAEVKQLLSEILQVKQTDPRLDELCLRLERMVTEHVSQEESALLPKVQAVANEDELVSMRDDMQQAIDNWRNKELLRMAEHQESPPPAV
- a CDS encoding cation:proton antiporter, with the translated sequence MHGAHDFLKALAMVLCVAAVTSVIFQRLRQPVVLGYIIAGLIIGPHVPIPLVADPSIVQTLSELGVILLMFSLGLEFSLRKLFQVGPTAGITAVIQCSLMIWLGFVVGRAFGWTTLESIFVGAIIAISSTTIIAKAFDEQGIKGKLREIVVGVLIVEDLIAILLMATLTAVSSGAGLSAGQLALTIGRLGLFLVGLVVVGLLVIPRVVRAVHRLERPETLLVTSVGICFAVALLAQEFGYSVALGAFLAGSLVAESGKEKDVEHLVQPVRDVFAAIFFVSVGMLIDPALVAEHWVAVAVLTGVVILGKLVGVSLGVFLTGNGTRTAVQSGLSLAQIGEFSFIIAGLGLSLNATGPFLYPVAVAVSAITTLTTPFLIRASGPVANFVDRKLPKPLQTFAALYGSWVEGLRAAPQQKTTGARIRRMVRLLVLDAALLAALVIGTSVFLERLTTTVESRGGLGASVARLLVIGLASALAVPFLVGIVRVARGMGVLLADLALPPVAEGKLDRAAAPRRALVVTLQLGSLLSVGIPLVALTQPFIPGFQGAAVLLVQLVVLAVGFWRSATNLQGHVRAGSQVIVSALAAQTHVGNEKKHGEQLKTLHAILPGLGEPTPVRLEASSPAVGRSLAQLNLRGMTGATVLAIQRGEEGAVVPTAQEVLREGDVLALAGTHEAIDAARAVLETPRSPEAVAP
- a CDS encoding DUF4142 domain-containing protein, producing MKQTIQGLMLAGTLVLGGSALAQQAGKENKKGTAELRGFVVPTDEKALLERLHYTNQLEIKLGQLAQQNSNNPDVKAFGKQMVDEHTAADGKLMTMAQGLGLKLSDMPKPMNDVEKKVMAADKAIMEELQALKGEPFDSCYISGQVGDHDATLGKLMAGRQALTGNAQLTSLMDEMTQHVSQHRQQAYSVLGKLGQTMGVGGAGTGMQKGTESGTGGHGGHMGTGTGSGTGGHMGTGTGSGTTGSGTGGHMGTGTSGTTGTGQSGTGMQPKK
- the glgX gene encoding glycogen debranching protein GlgX; this encodes MSREVWPGKPYPRGATFDGTGVNFAVFSQVATRVEVCLFDPQNPSKEVERFELQAMTDDVWHGYVPGLEPGTLYGLRVHGPYEPQKGHRCNPYKLLVDPYAKALHGEVDWSQPVFGYTLGNDKQDLMRDERDSAAGVPKSVVVGDYFDWGNERRPDVPWRKTVIYEAHVKGLTMRHPKVPENQRGTYAALGHPAVIEHLLKLGVTSVELLPVHAFADDSFLGEKGLSNFWGYNTLCYFAPEASYASRRTPGGAVNEFKGMVKALHAAGIEVLLDVVYNHSCEGNHLGPTLSLKGLDNASYYWLMPEARYYLDFTGCGNSLNASNPQTARLIVDSLRYWVEEMHVDGFRFDLATVLGRMGKGEFSPSAPIFQIINQDPVLGRVKLISEPWDVGLGGYQVGGFPAPWREWNGKYRDALRRYWKGDENLAGEVGHRLTGSSDLYQGARRRPQASINFVTAHDGFTLHDLVTYSHKHNEANGEHNRDGADDNQAWNCGVEGETQDSGVTTLRERQKRNLLASLFLSQGVPMLVAGDEMGRTQGGNNNAYCQDNELSWVDWNLDERRLALLEFTSRLIQFRHRQPVLQRRRFFQGKHIWDSEYKDLAWFRPDGTEMNQEDWNKPFTRSLAFLLGGDAIPSPDERGQRIIGDALLVLLNAHHEPVRFTVPPPTQGSRWVIEFYTADDQRGPEEPVSSGHFELTGRSLAVFREVPAT